A stretch of the Vigna radiata var. radiata cultivar VC1973A chromosome 7, Vradiata_ver6, whole genome shotgun sequence genome encodes the following:
- the LOC106768279 gene encoding probable arabinosyltransferase ARAD1 isoform X4, whose translation MEIRRTYSRLKKLIRMPYQKNMNEEAKAKTRKPKPSLISSINTSSQTLFSAMARKPLLKQTLATLFLLFVLYAIFNAFFHPTYSSAFDSPFSFNSASSVLLAASGAKFPTVKVFLYDLPSRFTHGVIRHHALARGAHFSKKHDDVSSLKYPGHQHMAEWYLFADLSRADSDRSGSPVVRVMDPEEADFFFVPFFSSLSLIVNPPRPPGSGASLEKPIYSDEENQEALVEWLEEQEYWKRSNGRDHVIVASDPNAMYRVIDRIKNCVLLVSDFGRLRPDQGSLVKDVVVPYSHRIKTYSGDVGVADRKTLLFFMGNRYRKEGGKIRDILFQILENEKDVIIKHGAQSRESRRAASQGMHTSKFCLHPAGDTPSACRLFDAIVSLCIPVIVSDSIELPFEDTLDYRKFAVFVETTSAIKPGYLVSKLRAVSKQKVLEYQKKLKEQIDVNNAFLNAILHEDVYMTQPPGF comes from the exons ATGGAAATCAGGCGTACATATAGCAGGTTGAAAAAACTGATCAGGATGCCGTACCAGAAAAACATGAACGAGGAAGCCAAAGCCAAAACCAGAAAACCCAAACCCAGTTTAATTTCCTCCATCAACACCAGTTCCCAGACACTCTTCTCCGCCATGGCGCGAAAACCACTTCTCAAGCAAACCCTAGCTACGctcttcctcctcttcgtcctcTATGCAATATTCAACGCCTTCTTCCACCCTACCTATTCCTCCGCCTTCGATTCCCCCTTCTCCTTCAACTCCGCCTCCTCCGTCCTCCTCGCTGCCAGCGGCGCCAAATTCCCCACCGTAAAAGTCTTCCTTTACGATCTCCCCAGCAGGTTCACCCACGGTGTCATCCGCCACCACGCCCTCGCGCGTGGTGCACACTTCTCCAAAAAACACGATGACGTCTCCTCCCTCAAGTACCCTGGCCACCAGCACATGGCCGAGTGGTACCTCTTTGCCGATCTCTCCCGAGCCGATTCCGACCGATCAGGTTCGCCCGTGGTTCGCGTCATGGATCCCGAGGAGGCCGATTTCTTCTTCGTGCCGTTCTTCTCGTCGCTGAGTCTGATCGTGAACCCGCCTCGACCTCCCGGCTCGGGTGCCAGTTTGGAGAAACCGATCTACAGCGACGAGGAGAATCAGGAGGCGCTGGTGGAGTGGCTTGAGGAGCAGGAGTATTGGAAGAGGAGCAACGGGAGGGACCACGTGATCGTGGCTTCGGATCCGAATGCGATGTACCGGGTTATCGACCGGATAAAAAATTGTGTGCTGCTTGTCTCAGATTTCGGGCGGTTGCGACCCGACCAGGGATCGCTGGTGAAGGATGTTGTTGTACCCTACTCGCACCGTATCAAAACGTACTCTGGTGATGTCGGTGTCGCCGATCGCAAGACCTTGTTATTTTTCATGGGCAATCGGTATCGCAAAGAG GGAGGGAAAATCCGTGATATACTctttcaaattcttgaaaatgAGAAGGATGTCATAATAAAGCATGGAGCACAATCCAGAGAGAGTAGGCGGGCAGCTTCACAAGGAATGCATACATCAAAATTCTGTTTACATCCTGCTGGAGATACTCCATCAGCCTGCCGACTGTTTGATGCTATAGTTAGCTTGTGCATTCCAGTCATTGTCAGTGATAGTATTGAGTTGCCTTTTGAAGATACTTTAGACTACAGAAAATTTGCTGTGTTTGTAGAAACTACTTCTGCTATAAAACCAGGATATTTGGTGTCAAAATTGAGAGCTGTGTCCAAACAAAAAGTCTTAGAATACCAAAAGAAACTAAAGGAG CAGATTGATGTAAATAATGCCTTCCTCAATGCCATTCTTCATGAAGATGTTTACATGACTCAACCTCCTGGTTTCTAG
- the LOC106768279 gene encoding probable arabinosyltransferase ARAD1 isoform X1, whose protein sequence is MEIRRTYSRLKKLIRMPYQKNMNEEAKAKTRKPKPSLISSINTSSQTLFSAMARKPLLKQTLATLFLLFVLYAIFNAFFHPTYSSAFDSPFSFNSASSVLLAASGAKFPTVKVFLYDLPSRFTHGVIRHHALARGAHFSKKHDDVSSLKYPGHQHMAEWYLFADLSRADSDRSGSPVVRVMDPEEADFFFVPFFSSLSLIVNPPRPPGSGASLEKPIYSDEENQEALVEWLEEQEYWKRSNGRDHVIVASDPNAMYRVIDRIKNCVLLVSDFGRLRPDQGSLVKDVVVPYSHRIKTYSGDVGVADRKTLLFFMGNRYRKEGGKIRDILFQILENEKDVIIKHGAQSRESRRAASQGMHTSKFCLHPAGDTPSACRLFDAIVSLCIPVIVSDSIELPFEDTLDYRKFAVFVETTSAIKPGYLVSKLRAVSKQKVLEYQKKLKEAGMADAKGISTPVQGGLKLSRTLEGSQTYTVLSQGHHLLCSETFILLLILPSTLSLHTVMQIEHQRLMTEDQPLVVVYSLEIIWSPSGLRDKHRLPVQPLKWNIEALQLPHLKFCGCSLF, encoded by the exons ATGGAAATCAGGCGTACATATAGCAGGTTGAAAAAACTGATCAGGATGCCGTACCAGAAAAACATGAACGAGGAAGCCAAAGCCAAAACCAGAAAACCCAAACCCAGTTTAATTTCCTCCATCAACACCAGTTCCCAGACACTCTTCTCCGCCATGGCGCGAAAACCACTTCTCAAGCAAACCCTAGCTACGctcttcctcctcttcgtcctcTATGCAATATTCAACGCCTTCTTCCACCCTACCTATTCCTCCGCCTTCGATTCCCCCTTCTCCTTCAACTCCGCCTCCTCCGTCCTCCTCGCTGCCAGCGGCGCCAAATTCCCCACCGTAAAAGTCTTCCTTTACGATCTCCCCAGCAGGTTCACCCACGGTGTCATCCGCCACCACGCCCTCGCGCGTGGTGCACACTTCTCCAAAAAACACGATGACGTCTCCTCCCTCAAGTACCCTGGCCACCAGCACATGGCCGAGTGGTACCTCTTTGCCGATCTCTCCCGAGCCGATTCCGACCGATCAGGTTCGCCCGTGGTTCGCGTCATGGATCCCGAGGAGGCCGATTTCTTCTTCGTGCCGTTCTTCTCGTCGCTGAGTCTGATCGTGAACCCGCCTCGACCTCCCGGCTCGGGTGCCAGTTTGGAGAAACCGATCTACAGCGACGAGGAGAATCAGGAGGCGCTGGTGGAGTGGCTTGAGGAGCAGGAGTATTGGAAGAGGAGCAACGGGAGGGACCACGTGATCGTGGCTTCGGATCCGAATGCGATGTACCGGGTTATCGACCGGATAAAAAATTGTGTGCTGCTTGTCTCAGATTTCGGGCGGTTGCGACCCGACCAGGGATCGCTGGTGAAGGATGTTGTTGTACCCTACTCGCACCGTATCAAAACGTACTCTGGTGATGTCGGTGTCGCCGATCGCAAGACCTTGTTATTTTTCATGGGCAATCGGTATCGCAAAGAG GGAGGGAAAATCCGTGATATACTctttcaaattcttgaaaatgAGAAGGATGTCATAATAAAGCATGGAGCACAATCCAGAGAGAGTAGGCGGGCAGCTTCACAAGGAATGCATACATCAAAATTCTGTTTACATCCTGCTGGAGATACTCCATCAGCCTGCCGACTGTTTGATGCTATAGTTAGCTTGTGCATTCCAGTCATTGTCAGTGATAGTATTGAGTTGCCTTTTGAAGATACTTTAGACTACAGAAAATTTGCTGTGTTTGTAGAAACTACTTCTGCTATAAAACCAGGATATTTGGTGTCAAAATTGAGAGCTGTGTCCAAACAAAAAGTCTTAGAATACCAAAAGAAACTAAAGGAG GCAGGCATGGCTGATGCTAAGGGTATTTCTACTCCTGTTCAAGGTGGCTTAAAACTCAGCAG AACACTGGAAGGCAGTCAAACATATACTGTGCTATCTCAAGGGCACCATTTGTTATGCTCTGAAACCTTCATCCTGCTTCTAATTCTGCCCAGTACACTCTCACTGCATACTGTGATGCAGATTGAGCATCAGAGGTTAATGACAGAAGATCAACCTCTGGTGGTTGTATATTCTTTGGAAATAATCTGGTCTCCTAGTGGTCTAAGAGACAAACACCGGTTGCCTGTTCAACCACTGAAGTGGAATATAGAAGCCTTGCAATTACCGCATCTGAAATTTTGTGGCTGCAGTCTCTTCTAA
- the LOC106768279 gene encoding probable arabinosyltransferase ARAD1 isoform X5 yields MEIRRTYSRLKKLIRMPYQKNMNEEAKAKTRKPKPSLISSINTSSQTLFSAMARKPLLKQTLATLFLLFVLYAIFNAFFHPTYSSAFDSPFSFNSASSVLLAASGAKFPTVKVFLYDLPSRFTHGVIRHHALARGAHFSKKHDDVSSLKYPGHQHMAEWYLFADLSRADSDRSGSPVVRVMDPEEADFFFVPFFSSLSLIVNPPRPPGSGASLEKPIYSDEENQEALVEWLEEQEYWKRSNGRDHVIVASDPNAMYRVIDRIKNCVLLVSDFGRLRPDQGSLVKDVVVPYSHRIKTYSGDVGVADRKTLLFFMGNRYRKEGGKIRDILFQILENEKDVIIKHGAQSRESRRAASQGMHTSKFCLHPAGDTPSACRLFDAIVSLCIPVIVSDSIELPFEDTLDYRKFAVFVETTSAIKPGYLVSKLRAVSKQKVLEYQKKLKEIDVNNAFLNAILHEDVYMTQPPGF; encoded by the exons ATGGAAATCAGGCGTACATATAGCAGGTTGAAAAAACTGATCAGGATGCCGTACCAGAAAAACATGAACGAGGAAGCCAAAGCCAAAACCAGAAAACCCAAACCCAGTTTAATTTCCTCCATCAACACCAGTTCCCAGACACTCTTCTCCGCCATGGCGCGAAAACCACTTCTCAAGCAAACCCTAGCTACGctcttcctcctcttcgtcctcTATGCAATATTCAACGCCTTCTTCCACCCTACCTATTCCTCCGCCTTCGATTCCCCCTTCTCCTTCAACTCCGCCTCCTCCGTCCTCCTCGCTGCCAGCGGCGCCAAATTCCCCACCGTAAAAGTCTTCCTTTACGATCTCCCCAGCAGGTTCACCCACGGTGTCATCCGCCACCACGCCCTCGCGCGTGGTGCACACTTCTCCAAAAAACACGATGACGTCTCCTCCCTCAAGTACCCTGGCCACCAGCACATGGCCGAGTGGTACCTCTTTGCCGATCTCTCCCGAGCCGATTCCGACCGATCAGGTTCGCCCGTGGTTCGCGTCATGGATCCCGAGGAGGCCGATTTCTTCTTCGTGCCGTTCTTCTCGTCGCTGAGTCTGATCGTGAACCCGCCTCGACCTCCCGGCTCGGGTGCCAGTTTGGAGAAACCGATCTACAGCGACGAGGAGAATCAGGAGGCGCTGGTGGAGTGGCTTGAGGAGCAGGAGTATTGGAAGAGGAGCAACGGGAGGGACCACGTGATCGTGGCTTCGGATCCGAATGCGATGTACCGGGTTATCGACCGGATAAAAAATTGTGTGCTGCTTGTCTCAGATTTCGGGCGGTTGCGACCCGACCAGGGATCGCTGGTGAAGGATGTTGTTGTACCCTACTCGCACCGTATCAAAACGTACTCTGGTGATGTCGGTGTCGCCGATCGCAAGACCTTGTTATTTTTCATGGGCAATCGGTATCGCAAAGAG GGAGGGAAAATCCGTGATATACTctttcaaattcttgaaaatgAGAAGGATGTCATAATAAAGCATGGAGCACAATCCAGAGAGAGTAGGCGGGCAGCTTCACAAGGAATGCATACATCAAAATTCTGTTTACATCCTGCTGGAGATACTCCATCAGCCTGCCGACTGTTTGATGCTATAGTTAGCTTGTGCATTCCAGTCATTGTCAGTGATAGTATTGAGTTGCCTTTTGAAGATACTTTAGACTACAGAAAATTTGCTGTGTTTGTAGAAACTACTTCTGCTATAAAACCAGGATATTTGGTGTCAAAATTGAGAGCTGTGTCCAAACAAAAAGTCTTAGAATACCAAAAGAAACTAAAGGAG ATTGATGTAAATAATGCCTTCCTCAATGCCATTCTTCATGAAGATGTTTACATGACTCAACCTCCTGGTTTCTAG
- the LOC106768279 gene encoding probable arabinosyltransferase ARAD1 isoform X2, translated as MEIRRTYSRLKKLIRMPYQKNMNEEAKAKTRKPKPSLISSINTSSQTLFSAMARKPLLKQTLATLFLLFVLYAIFNAFFHPTYSSAFDSPFSFNSASSVLLAASGAKFPTVKVFLYDLPSRFTHGVIRHHALARGAHFSKKHDDVSSLKYPGHQHMAEWYLFADLSRADSDRSGSPVVRVMDPEEADFFFVPFFSSLSLIVNPPRPPGSGASLEKPIYSDEENQEALVEWLEEQEYWKRSNGRDHVIVASDPNAMYRVIDRIKNCVLLVSDFGRLRPDQGSLVKDVVVPYSHRIKTYSGDVGVADRKTLLFFMGNRYRKEGGKIRDILFQILENEKDVIIKHGAQSRESRRAASQGMHTSKFCLHPAGDTPSACRLFDAIVSLCIPVIVSDSIELPFEDTLDYRKFAVFVETTSAIKPGYLVSKLRAVSKQKVLEYQKKLKEVKRYFEYEEPNGTSNETWRQVTKKLPLIKLMINREKRLFGRESVCSCVCTNQTSVRTL; from the exons ATGGAAATCAGGCGTACATATAGCAGGTTGAAAAAACTGATCAGGATGCCGTACCAGAAAAACATGAACGAGGAAGCCAAAGCCAAAACCAGAAAACCCAAACCCAGTTTAATTTCCTCCATCAACACCAGTTCCCAGACACTCTTCTCCGCCATGGCGCGAAAACCACTTCTCAAGCAAACCCTAGCTACGctcttcctcctcttcgtcctcTATGCAATATTCAACGCCTTCTTCCACCCTACCTATTCCTCCGCCTTCGATTCCCCCTTCTCCTTCAACTCCGCCTCCTCCGTCCTCCTCGCTGCCAGCGGCGCCAAATTCCCCACCGTAAAAGTCTTCCTTTACGATCTCCCCAGCAGGTTCACCCACGGTGTCATCCGCCACCACGCCCTCGCGCGTGGTGCACACTTCTCCAAAAAACACGATGACGTCTCCTCCCTCAAGTACCCTGGCCACCAGCACATGGCCGAGTGGTACCTCTTTGCCGATCTCTCCCGAGCCGATTCCGACCGATCAGGTTCGCCCGTGGTTCGCGTCATGGATCCCGAGGAGGCCGATTTCTTCTTCGTGCCGTTCTTCTCGTCGCTGAGTCTGATCGTGAACCCGCCTCGACCTCCCGGCTCGGGTGCCAGTTTGGAGAAACCGATCTACAGCGACGAGGAGAATCAGGAGGCGCTGGTGGAGTGGCTTGAGGAGCAGGAGTATTGGAAGAGGAGCAACGGGAGGGACCACGTGATCGTGGCTTCGGATCCGAATGCGATGTACCGGGTTATCGACCGGATAAAAAATTGTGTGCTGCTTGTCTCAGATTTCGGGCGGTTGCGACCCGACCAGGGATCGCTGGTGAAGGATGTTGTTGTACCCTACTCGCACCGTATCAAAACGTACTCTGGTGATGTCGGTGTCGCCGATCGCAAGACCTTGTTATTTTTCATGGGCAATCGGTATCGCAAAGAG GGAGGGAAAATCCGTGATATACTctttcaaattcttgaaaatgAGAAGGATGTCATAATAAAGCATGGAGCACAATCCAGAGAGAGTAGGCGGGCAGCTTCACAAGGAATGCATACATCAAAATTCTGTTTACATCCTGCTGGAGATACTCCATCAGCCTGCCGACTGTTTGATGCTATAGTTAGCTTGTGCATTCCAGTCATTGTCAGTGATAGTATTGAGTTGCCTTTTGAAGATACTTTAGACTACAGAAAATTTGCTGTGTTTGTAGAAACTACTTCTGCTATAAAACCAGGATATTTGGTGTCAAAATTGAGAGCTGTGTCCAAACAAAAAGTCTTAGAATACCAAAAGAAACTAAAGGAG GTTAAGCGATACTTCGAATATGAAGAACCCAACGGGACAAGTAATGAAACCTGGCGCCAAGTTACAAAaaaacttcccttgattaaatTGATGATTAACCGTGAGAAAAGGCTTTTTGGAAGGGAATCGGTGTGCTCTTGTGTATGCACAAACCAAACTTCAGTTAGAACCCTATAG
- the LOC106768279 gene encoding probable arabinosyltransferase ARAD1 isoform X3, translating to MEIRRTYSRLKKLIRMPYQKNMNEEAKAKTRKPKPSLISSINTSSQTLFSAMARKPLLKQTLATLFLLFVLYAIFNAFFHPTYSSAFDSPFSFNSASSVLLAASGAKFPTVKVFLYDLPSRFTHGVIRHHALARGAHFSKKHDDVSSLKYPGHQHMAEWYLFADLSRADSDRSGSPVVRVMDPEEADFFFVPFFSSLSLIVNPPRPPGSGASLEKPIYSDEENQEALVEWLEEQEYWKRSNGRDHVIVASDPNAMYRVIDRIKNCVLLVSDFGRLRPDQGSLVKDVVVPYSHRIKTYSGDVGVADRKTLLFFMGNRYRKEGGKIRDILFQILENEKDVIIKHGAQSRESRRAASQGMHTSKFCLHPAGDTPSACRLFDAIVSLCIPVIVSDSIELPFEDTLDYRKFAVFVETTSAIKPGYLVSKLRAVSKQKVLEYQKKLKEAGMADAKGISTPVQGGLKLSRLSDTSNMKNPTGQVMKPGAKLQKNFP from the exons ATGGAAATCAGGCGTACATATAGCAGGTTGAAAAAACTGATCAGGATGCCGTACCAGAAAAACATGAACGAGGAAGCCAAAGCCAAAACCAGAAAACCCAAACCCAGTTTAATTTCCTCCATCAACACCAGTTCCCAGACACTCTTCTCCGCCATGGCGCGAAAACCACTTCTCAAGCAAACCCTAGCTACGctcttcctcctcttcgtcctcTATGCAATATTCAACGCCTTCTTCCACCCTACCTATTCCTCCGCCTTCGATTCCCCCTTCTCCTTCAACTCCGCCTCCTCCGTCCTCCTCGCTGCCAGCGGCGCCAAATTCCCCACCGTAAAAGTCTTCCTTTACGATCTCCCCAGCAGGTTCACCCACGGTGTCATCCGCCACCACGCCCTCGCGCGTGGTGCACACTTCTCCAAAAAACACGATGACGTCTCCTCCCTCAAGTACCCTGGCCACCAGCACATGGCCGAGTGGTACCTCTTTGCCGATCTCTCCCGAGCCGATTCCGACCGATCAGGTTCGCCCGTGGTTCGCGTCATGGATCCCGAGGAGGCCGATTTCTTCTTCGTGCCGTTCTTCTCGTCGCTGAGTCTGATCGTGAACCCGCCTCGACCTCCCGGCTCGGGTGCCAGTTTGGAGAAACCGATCTACAGCGACGAGGAGAATCAGGAGGCGCTGGTGGAGTGGCTTGAGGAGCAGGAGTATTGGAAGAGGAGCAACGGGAGGGACCACGTGATCGTGGCTTCGGATCCGAATGCGATGTACCGGGTTATCGACCGGATAAAAAATTGTGTGCTGCTTGTCTCAGATTTCGGGCGGTTGCGACCCGACCAGGGATCGCTGGTGAAGGATGTTGTTGTACCCTACTCGCACCGTATCAAAACGTACTCTGGTGATGTCGGTGTCGCCGATCGCAAGACCTTGTTATTTTTCATGGGCAATCGGTATCGCAAAGAG GGAGGGAAAATCCGTGATATACTctttcaaattcttgaaaatgAGAAGGATGTCATAATAAAGCATGGAGCACAATCCAGAGAGAGTAGGCGGGCAGCTTCACAAGGAATGCATACATCAAAATTCTGTTTACATCCTGCTGGAGATACTCCATCAGCCTGCCGACTGTTTGATGCTATAGTTAGCTTGTGCATTCCAGTCATTGTCAGTGATAGTATTGAGTTGCCTTTTGAAGATACTTTAGACTACAGAAAATTTGCTGTGTTTGTAGAAACTACTTCTGCTATAAAACCAGGATATTTGGTGTCAAAATTGAGAGCTGTGTCCAAACAAAAAGTCTTAGAATACCAAAAGAAACTAAAGGAG GCAGGCATGGCTGATGCTAAGGGTATTTCTACTCCTGTTCAAGGTGGCTTAAAACTCAGCAG GTTAAGCGATACTTCGAATATGAAGAACCCAACGGGACAAGTAATGAAACCTGGCGCCAAGTTACAAAaaaacttcccttga
- the LOC106766966 gene encoding sulfiredoxin, chloroplastic/mitochondrial: MANFVLQVPNTIRSFAMFASPNPNGAPPGGSGSSSGGGGGPVILEIPIDKIRRPLMRTRANDPNKVKELMDSIKEIGLQVPIDVLEVDGVYYGFSGCHRYEAHQRLGLPTIRCKIRRGTKETLRHHLR; this comes from the exons atggcaAATTTTGTTCTGCAGGTTCCAAATACCATAAGGAGTTTCGCCATGTTTGCTTCGCCCAACCCCAACG gcGCTCCGCCTGGTGGCTCTGGAAGCAGTAGTGGTGGGGGTGGAGGTCCTGTGATATTGGAAATTCCTATAGATAAGATTAGAAGGCCTTTGATGAGGACCAGAGCAAATGATCCAAACAAAGTAAAGGAATTAATGGATAGTATCAAGGAAATTGGTCTCCAAGTTCCT ATTGATGTCCTGGAGGTTGATGGTGTCTATTACG GTTTCTCTGGTTGTCATCGCTATGAGGCTCACCAGCGCCTTGGACTCCCCACCATCCGTTGCAAAATACGCCGTGGTACAAAAGAGACTCTAAG GCACCATCTGCGCTAA
- the LOC106768280 gene encoding cytochrome P450 89A2-like, which produces MEFCFFIILSLCFCVLIRRFFFSRRIKPTIPPGPSHIPIISTILWLTKSFQIEPILRTLHAKYGPILTLHIAATPVVFVRDRFLAHQALVQNGSLFSDRPKALAVAQILSTHQHNISSASYGSTWRTLRRNLTSQMLHHSRVKSFSEIRTWVLHTLLTHLKSQSQSNNSVRVIDHFQYSMFCLLVFMCFGQRLDDGKVRDIERVQRQMLLRFRSFNVLNFWPRVTRVLFRKHWEDLLRLRKEQEDVLVPLIRTRKQKQKQGKEEGVVSYVDTLLDLQLPEEKRKLNEEELVTLCNEFLNAGTDTTSTALQWIMANLVKYPHVQERVVDEIREVLGEREEREVKEEELQKLPYLKAVVLEGLRRHPPGHFVLPHSATEDVVLNDYLVPKNTTVNFMVAEMGWDPKVWEDPMEFKPERFMNDEGFDITGSKEIKMMPFGAGRRICPGYNLALLHLEYFVANLVSNFEWKVPEGGDVDLSEKQEFTVVMKNALQVHLSPRI; this is translated from the coding sequence ATGGAGTTCTGCTTCTTCATCATACTCTCTCTCTGTTTCTGCGTCCTAATAAGACGCTTCTTCTTCTCCCGTCGCATCAAACCCACCATCCCTCCTGGCCCTTCACACATACCAATCATCTCAACCATCCTATGGCTCACAAAATCCTTTCAAATCGAACCAATTCTCCGAACCCTCCACGCCAAATACGGTCCCATTCTCACCCTCCACATTGCTGCTACTCCCGTCGTCTTCGTACGCGACCGCTTTCTCGCCCACCAAGCCCTCGTCCAAAATGGTTCTCTTTTCTCCGATCGCCCCAAGGCTCTCGCCGTCGCCCAAATCCTATCCACCCACCAACACAACATTAGCTCCGCCTCCTATGGCTCCACCTGGCGCACCCTCCGCCGCAACCTCACCTCCCAGATGCTCCACCACTCCCGCGTCAAGTCCTTCTCCGAGATCCGCACCTGGGTCCTCCACACCCTCCTCACGCACCTCAAATCCCAATCCCAATCCAACAATTCTGTCAGAGTCATCGACCACTTCCAATACTCCATGTTCTGCTTGCTCGTCTTCATGTGCTTCGGGCAACGACTCGACGATGGCAAAGTCAGAGACATCGAGCGCGTGCAGCGCCAGATGCTTCTGCGCTTTAGAAGCTTCAACGTCCTCAATTTCTGGCCCAGAGTCACGCGCGTTTTGTTCCGCAAACACTGGGAAGACTTGCTGAGGCTTCGGAAGGAGCAAGAGGATGTTCTGGTTCCGCTTATAAGAACCAGgaagcaaaagcaaaagcaagGCAAGGAGGAAGGTGTTGTTTCGTATGTTGATACTTTGTTGGATTTGCAGTTGCCTGAGGAGAAACGCAAGCTCAACGAAGAGGAACTTGTGACGCTGTGTAATGAGTTTTTAAACGCGGGCACGGATACGACTTCCACTGCGTTGCAGTGGATCATGGCAAATTTGGTGAAGTACCCGCATGTGCAGGAGAGGGTGGTGGATGAGATAAGGGAGGTATTGggtgagagagaagagagggaaGTGAAAGAGGAGGAGTTGCAGAAACTGCCTTATCTGAAAGCTGTGGTTTTGGAGGGTTTGAGGCGTCACCCACCGGGGCACTTTGTGCTGCCGCATTCAGCGACTGAGGACGTGGTTTTGAATGATTACTTGGTACCTAAGAATACGACAGTGAACTTCATGGTGGCAGAGATGGGGTGGGATCCAAAGGTATGGGAGGATCCAATGGAGTTTAAGCCAGAGAGGTTTATGAATGATGAGGGGTTTGATATTACTGGGAGCAAAGAGATCAAGATGATGCCATTTGGTGCAGGGAGGAGGATTTGCCCTGGCTATAATCTGGCATTGCTTCATTTGGAATACTTTGTGGCCAATTTGGTTTCGAATTTTGAGTGGAAGGTACCAGAGGGTGGGGATGTAGATTTGTCAGAGAAACAAGAGTTTACTGTGGTAATGAAAAATGCATTGCAAGTTCATCTTTCTCCAAGAATCTAG